In Solanum lycopersicum chromosome 3, SLM_r2.1, the genomic stretch tttaaaaaaaaataaatatcataaagaTTAATCTAAACCTAATCTTTTACTTCCGTTAGATGAAGGACATATGTAAACTTATTTTGTAATAACATGAATATATACAAGTCATTTATGTAAcgataaatatacatataagtTACTTTTATAACAAGAGATATTCAactttaaataacaaaatttcgGAGGTATATATAGGCCTTTTTCCCTTGTTCAaatgaaatcaagaaaaattccATTTTAACCTTGAGATGACTATAAATATAGCTTGCATTTTGTCAAGTTGGCAATCTGACATTTTTGATATTGTATccaataatttcaattttcatgtgACTAATCATATCTTGCCAGTAAGGCAACTTTCCCAAAGgggttcaaattcaaaattaaatttggtTACATGTAAAATCACGTGGGACATCTAACTTGCTTTACTAATTTGATTTCCTAATCCTTTTACATATTTGTGTGACACAGCCAACTTATGCTAAAGGTTATGAtgattttgacattttttgtcAAATGTTTATCCTATTAAATTAGATCTTTAACCTTTGATAGTTATTTTACAAACTAAATATGCCAAATCAAGTAAAGAAGTAATTTGATAGTTGGTTAAATGGTTAAAGTTATATTTGTGCAAAATTATGTATTGTTTTTATGCAAAgatttattgtttatatattatttatttcaccttTTATCTAGTTTTATATTAACTTATACTCTTACACATATATTAGTTATACAGTTTTGTAAATTATCGATCAAACGTAATATTAATTTTCTACTTAAATAACTTACTTTCTATCTAGTTATCAAACAGATTAAGAATCATGCAACAATTTCTTTCATCAGTattaatacatcatattcaGTATTATACAGAGACAAGATATGTTTTTCAgcacaatatttttataaatagttaaaaaaataaattattcatatactattgatatgatttttactttataattttaaaacgCATTACATATTCCTAATATTGTAATTTACATAATTCTAACCAATACGCTTATGACATGGGGTCCACAGAAGAAATAAGTTTGATCTCAAGTAGGCTGGCTAGTCGCGGCTATAGCCGATCGCAAACCCAATCAAATAGAAGCagaaataatatgataatataatataatattttctctGTATCTCtaattacttgtttatattttttttattttgataaacttttaaatatttaataatattaaatttttttttaaaaattatatttaataaaaataagattataacttgttaaattattgtattttaataaTTGTGCGTTTGGTACGGTGAATAACTAAATAGAGACAGAGaagataatatattaatattaataatttaaacaaatattagATTTTGCATAATTGAATTCCAGCTTTTACATCCGCGTtttcttcttcctctctctctAACTCCCCCCtgtctctctttctctctcttcacTTTCTCCCTttctgcttctttttttttttctctccctGTTAGGGTTTCAGGGGGCGCCGCTTTTGCTTTGTTCGATCTTCACAAGTTTCAGGTTATTTATCAACTTTTTTTCCCCCAAATATTATCTAATTTGATTTTGGATTACGTTTTATCAACTGAATTTGATGTTTGATCTATTAGTGTcaaagatgttttttttttcaagtatcgTGTTTCAATGAATGTTTGATGTTTGAACTACGATCTATGCGTTTCTGCtttaatttaatacttttttgaCCTTATTGTTACTGTTTAATTTTCTTCCTAGTTTGGTTTGTGCGTAATATAGTTAGTTTGGTGGTGTCAGCAAGGACAGTTGTGGGTTATTTAAGGATTTTACTTTTGCTGATTTATTGAGTTTTgaagctcttttttttttgcggtAAAGTTTTGACTGTATTGATGTAGTGTGAAATGCTGATAAAGAGGTAATTTTGGTTTTGAGGGTTCTATGATGGTTTATACTTGTTTTTGGCAATGCTTAGTGAGTTTTCATTGTCTTCAGTTGATAGTTGAAGGACTTGTTTTTTGTGATTGTTGTGTTCTTAACTaacgaaagaaaaaaagttgcCTTTTTTATTGGGCAATAGGCTGGCCATTAGTTTTGTTGCTGGATCGGTTAATATTTTGGTCCAGTCCTGTTTTATTTTAGCTATGTATTGTCTGGTAGTGTAATCCCTCAGGGTCTGGGTAAGGTGGGGGTGTACAGTCTTATCCAGAAAATACAAAATCTATTTGCTGGTATATTATGTAATATGTAAATCTGATCTGTTGATTTTCTATATATGGTTACTTATTCTAGATTTGATTTGGTTAaaattttccatgtttttattCCTAACTCGATTGTACTGGTTGGTTCCATTGAACTTCTTGCTGAGGCTAGATTGTATTTATTCCCGTTTAAGAAAGACTTCTTTAATCTAGCAACATGGTTTTCCGGTGGACATTTGCTATGcttatttctgttttttttctttaataaaatttatctacTTTCGTTCTGGCTAATGATTTTGTAGTAGCATTACTTCGGGTGCCTTCATTTGGATGATCCTTGGAATCTAAGTTGGACCTTTTCATGTTTTTTGCAGATATAATATGGCAATGGAAGTCACCCAGATCCTTCTTAATGCACAGTCAGTTGATTCAACAGTTCGGAAACATTCCGAGGAAACTCTGAAACAGTTTCAGGAGCAAAATCTTCCTGGTTTCTTGTTGTCTCTATCTGGAGAGCTTGCTAATGAAGAGAAGCCAGTTGACAGTCGTAAGTTGGCTGGTTTAATACTTAAAAATGCCTTGGATGCCAAGGAACAGCATAGGAAATTTGAGCTTGTGCAAAGATGGCTATCACTTGATATGGCAGTGAAGGCCCAGATAAAGACATGTTTATTACAGACACTCTCTTCTCCTGTGCCTGATGCTCATTCAACCGCATCACAAGTCATTGCTAAGGTTGCTGGCATTGAGCTTCCTCAGAAGCAGTGGCCTGAGTTGATTGGGTCACTCCTTTCAAATATTCACCAGGTCCCTGCTCATGTCAAGCAAGCTACTTTGGAGACACTGGGTTATTTATGTGAAGAAGTTTCTCCCGAAGTTGTGGATCAGGATCAAGTAAATAAAATCCTTACAGCTGTAGTTCAGGGTATGAACGCTGAAGAAGGAAACAATGATGTGAGGCTTGCTGCTACCCGAGCATTATATAATGCTCTTAGTTTTGCTCAAGCAAACTTCAACAATGACATGGAGCGTGACTTTATAATGAGAGTTGTATGTGAGGCTACTCAATCTCCAGAAGTCAAAATTCGACAAGCTGCTTTTGAATGTTTAGTCTCCATTTCATCAACATACTACGAGAAATTGGCTCCATACATCCAAGATATTTTTAACATTACAGCAAAGGCTGTTAAAGAGGATGTAGAGCCTGTTGCTCTTCAAGCTATTGAATTTTGGAGCTCAATCTGTGATGAGGAGATTGATATTTTAGAAGATTTTGGGGGTGATTTCACTGCAGATTCTGATGTTCCCTGCTATTATTTCATCAAGCAGGCTCTCCCTGCTCTTGTACCTATGCTATTAGAGACACTTCTTAAACAGGAAGAAGATCAGGACCAGGATGAAGGTGCTTGGAATCTTGCAATGGCTGGAGGCACTTGCCTTGGTCTGGTGGCCCGGACTGTAGGGGATGAGATTGTTCCACTCGTTATGCCATTCATCCAAGAGAACATTTCAAAGCCTGATTGGAGACAAAGAGAGGCTGCAACATATGCCTTCGGTTCTATTTTGGAAGGTCCTTCTCCTGACAAGTTGACACCTCTTGTTAATGTTGCTTTGAACTTCATGCTTACTGCGTTGACAAAGGATCCCAATAGCCATGTGAAGGATACGACTGCATGGACTCTGGGAAGGATATTTGAGTTTCTTCATGGTTCTACAGTGGAGACACCCATTATTACTCCTGCAAATTGCCAGCTGATAATCACAGTTCTACTTCAGGCCATGAAAGATGCTCCTAACGTTGCTGAAAAATCCTGTGGTGCTCTCTATTTCCTTGCTCAAGGCTATGAGGATATGGGTGCATCATCTCCCTTGACACCTTTTTTCCAGGAAATCGTGCAAGCACTTCTTACAGTTACCCACAGAGAAGATGCTGGTGAGTCGCGACTCAGGACTGCTGCTTATGAGGCATTGAATGAAGTAGTTAGGTGTTCAACGGATGAAACAGCTCCAATGGTTTTGCAGCTGGCTCCTATCATTATGACAGAGCTGCACCAGACTCTCGAAGGTCAGAAGCTTTCATCTGACGAGAGAGAGAAGCAGAGTGAGTTGCAAGGTCTTCTGTGTGGTTGCTTACAGGTCATTATTCAGAAATTGGGGGCTTCAGAGCCAACAAAGTTCGTTTTCATGCAGTATGCAGATCAGATCATGAACCTTTTTCTTAGGGTTTTTGCATGTAGAAATGCTACGGTGCATGAGGAAGCCATGCTTGCCATTGGAGCCCTAGCCTATGCAACTGGTCCCGACTTTGCCAAGTACATGCCTGAATTTTACAAGTACCTGGAAATGGGCCTTCAGAATTTCGAGGAGTACCAAGTGTGTGCTGTTACGGTTGGTGTTGTTGGTGATGTATGCAGAGCTTTGGAAGATAAGATCCTACCTTACTGTGATGGTATAATGACCCAGCTTCTCAAGGACCTGTCAAGTAACCAGCTGCATCGATCTGTAAAGCCTCCAATATTTTCATGCCTTGGTGACATAGCTTTGGCAATaggagaaaattttgaaaagtacTTGATGTATGCCATGCCAATGCTCCAGAGTGCTGCTGAGCTGTCTGCCCACACATCTGGTGCAGATGATGAGATGGTAGAATACACAAATCTTCTGAGGAATGGAATCTTGGAGGCTTATTCAGGGATATTTCAGGGCTTCAAGAATTCCCCTAAAACGCAGCTTCTGATCCCATATGCACCTCACATCCTGCAATTCCTGGATAGCATTTACATGGAGAAAGACATGTAAGTGTTGCATGATTCCCTCTGCATTGtacattttctctttttaataatgtgATCTTTGTGCTGATTTCCTTCCTCATTTTCTTTCGAATTGTAGGGATGATGTGGTGATGAAAACAGCTATTGGGGTTCTGGGAGATCTAGCAGATACTCTGGGCAGTAATGCTGGTTCATTGATTCAACAATCATTATCAAGCAAAGAGTTCTTGAATGAATGCTTGTCATCAGATGACCATTTGATTAAGGAATCTGCTGAGTGGGCAAAGTTGGCCATCACTCGTGCCATTTCAGTTTGAGGTGGCCGCTTTGgtacatacttttttttttagtaagtcCATGCATGCATATGGTTGTGTCCAGTTGGGGTCTGAGATTGCATTCAAGAGTCTTGTCATTGATGTTATCTGACATTGGAGAAATCTACTCTTGTTGTCGTTAACTCATGCGCCAGCACCATGGGTCGAGGTTTtgttttggggggggggggctacTACTCAAAAGTTGAAAGTCCTTCCATTCAGCATGTGACTTTGCTGGTGATGTGTATTGGGGTCAAAAGGGTCTGCTGTAACTTACTAAAAGGAACTAATCAGGCTGCTGGTTTGTTGGGTTTTCCGTTGGTCTACTATCTACTAAGAAGAGGTGTCCCGTATCATCCCTGTGCTGCCGTCTTCTCCAAGGGCTTTGAGGGTCAGAATGTATAAGGTCAAAGTTTTGGTAGTGCTGATACTTTAAGCCAAAGCTTCTTTGATATTGTCccatctattttttttctttgggtCTGTCAGTCAGTCATTGGTCAAAGCAGCtgcattttctttatttcaaattgCATACATCTCATTCATTTCTTTTGCATATACTGGTCATGGGGTAACCcacttgttttaaaattttatataggGCATTGTGTTTTTGCATCTTCACATTTCTCTTTCTGGGTTGTTTTCCGGCAGTAGGTATTTTTGCACATCCGTAGCAGATTGTGCCATCCATGAAAGCATGTAAGCTACCTTTTTTCATGCTGTTACGATACAGTTTTTTCCCTCTCCTAAAAGAAAAGGATCATGCTTGTGatcataaatatatttggttGCTTTTCGTCGGAAGGCATGTCATCAAAGCAATGGGAATTGAAGATCTTCTCTTTAATAGATTCACATGTTGCTGTATCCATTGATTTTCCAGTTTAGAAATGTTGAAATCGTTTCCACAGTACTGATATCTTCTAATTGCTCAACCTCAATTTACCATGTCAAAAATTCGAAAAAAAACAAATGCCGATGGCGAAAAATTTGTTACATTTGCGGAACACAATTCTTTTACCAGAAGAAAGATTGTGTGGGAAGAGAATGTGAAAGAGAACATACATTTGTGAGAGCTTATGCTTGCCTTAGTAGGTAATTCCAAACAATGTAAATGACAAAAAAAGAGACGAAATTCTAAAGGAAAAGAACTTGTTATCATGCTAGAGGAACAGCTGCTGCCATATTCAGCAGTGTCTTAGTGCTTCAACAGCTCTAATATCTATAGACTAATTAAGGTGGTGAAAGGGTTGAATCTCAGTGAATCACGAACATTTACGACACCTTATCATGTATCTAAATAGTTCATAAATGTAACTACTCTCGATGATATCGCTACTTTCTACCTAGGTAAAAcgtaaagaaataaagaatttcAACGCAAGGAGTGTCAAATAACACTGATGGAAACAAAGTGTTTTTGCTACTGGCATTGTTGTCTTCAAAGCATAGAACAAGAAAATTCCtactttgttatgttttttactGTCTGTTATAAAGATTAGTACTATGATTATTTAATGTGATTATTACTACTTTATTATGCTGTGGTTAATTGGCAATTCAACATTAAATTAGTACTACTAATGTTGTTGTTTTAGGTTCCCCGGCAACCTAAGAAACCATGGTGGAGAACAAAACCTTTTTTCCCCCCCTAATAATTGTACTCAAATTCTCCCAATTAAAGTTACACCATCATTACCaacatttgattaatttaaaccTTGTCTTAATGAATGATTAACAGCcttaagtgaaaaaaattaatttaatgtgtTGTCTACCTTTTTGGGTAGTGCTTTCCACTTCCACATTATgactttttattcaaatttcaaccctctaaaaattaaaaagggggGCTTACATTCATTTCATTTGTAGGCCAATGTCCATTTCTTGTCCccaaaaaacaataataataaaataagtaaaaataaaataattgatttttcaaaagtgacgAAAGCCGAAATATTAGGATTAGAGGGCACTaacaaaatttactttaatttgatatttggtACTACGGAAAAGTTGTCTTTGAGGAAAGTGTTTCTTTTTGGCTATTGAGGaaagaaaatacaatattttctcGGTTTTATTTCCTGTgacattatttaatttgatactatgtttaaaataattttttttttgaaatttgtgggtctaaaatacatattgttattgttgtaactataaatcattttattaagggtaaaaagaaaaacttttaagtttaattatttctaGTTATAGTAGgtagcttcttttttttaaaaaaaaaaaacaaaaaaaaaatgctaGTTGTCACATGAAATGAGACgaaataagtaataataatcaGACGGGATTGATGATATTGTAAAAAGAAATCGACTTCCCCTTTTGTGCAAGGGCAGAGCTAGATGGTCAGAGAACTTCGGTACATAGACAAAAGTTGTCAACTCACTAAAACACAAATAGGAATCATAAATATGGTGAATATcgcaaaaaaataaagagatacaAACCCAAATTAGATAGATATTTCCATAAGGAAGCTATAAAGGACTTTCACGAAACGAAAttctatctaaaaaaaataaaattataatttatatccGAATAACAAGGAACACAAAAAGTAACAAGAGGTGTGTACATATCAATTGATGAGAATAACATTCATGTAAATGTTCTAAcatgaaatataattgaatatgtcaaatttaaatcttaaattcgtcaaatatttttcttattctatGTAAATGTTTGAGATAAGTCATGAGTCCTTTCCACaggaaaacaaaaagaagatgaataGTGCAAGAGTTGAGCAACATCCAATTAAATAGAGCACTTTGTAGGGTTTAATTTGATAGTAATATTGTAATATTAGGGGACATATGGGAAAAGATGGAAAAGCATTATGTGAAAATGGATTGGATTGATACACAGCATGAGTTATTGGGGTACACAAGCATTATAGAAAAGCACATTGACTTCTCATAAAGGTGATGTAAACAGAGAGAGCAAGATATATTAAGACTCTAAATGGCACAACTTTAGCCATGCAATACAAATGTCAAAGATGTCCACATGCATATATAGTAACACTTGCttctacattattatttttcgaGATATCGTTGAATTCACACAGACCTAGCGAAAAATAGACTATTACAAGAAGACAAGATTTGTATAGGTTTTACAATATTTTAGGCATGTCACAATACATACATTTACTCTAGTGCCTTTATATATAGGTGTCTTTTCATCCTATCAGAGATTTATATATGCCTATAGAAAAtgtgaagaaatttttgtacttaattcttttattttgtataatatcATATGTAGCTACTTCCAACTTGATTGGAATTCATGAgacataattaatattaattattgtagttgttgttgttgttgttggtagTGTTGAAGATATTTTATCGAACATTTGCTTACCTTTTAATTTTCGAATAACTCTGAgatcaaatatttatgtaaatagAAAGAATTAcacaacaatatttttctttaatctaTGTTGAGATTTACACTACGATTTTCACCCCGCTCCGCTGATAACTATATTAGGTATTGCACTATTGTATTGTTGGCTCctatatatatgttgatgtaACATGTTAGATATGTAGTAAATTAGGTATCATATTAGTGCAACTTTGACTTGTTGTTTGTGGCATATAGGTGTTGCAACTCATCATCATTATGTATACCCCTAATGGGTGGGATGCACCAtcaccccccaccccacccccaccccaccccctccCCTCTTCAACTCTCACAATAAAACCCCTTCACTACTCCCCACTCCAAGTCCCCTTAATTCTCAACTTGATCTATTTTTATTCTACTAATTTGGCTAACTCAGCTTATAGTAGGAAAAATTGAATAAGCACACAACTATGAGACCTACTTCCAAAGCATTTgttctctttgttttgtttcTCATCTTTGTCTCATCAGGTAATTTACTTGCACTTCACGCTATTAGAAATAGAGATTTTTTTCACCGTAAATTAACGAAGaatttatgatataaaatatgtcttttttatCAGCTCAGTGAAAAAATGAATGATGGAAATAAGAAAGAAGTGGGATCTTTCTAGTTTTACCATATAAAATGTTTGCTAAGTATTTCTTTTTTCGTTTCACAGTGATTCAATCAAAATATCTATGAAATAGtcattagatattttttttcagCGAGAAAATAGGGATTTTTATTAGTAGTGTAAGctgctttatttttatttattttttgctaaaaaatgacaataatcactttttttttctcactaGCATAGGGCTTATAATGCGTGTGATATTCATATTATTGATTatctttgtttttccttttgtgTTATTTATTAGGTACTGTTGAAGGCAGCTTGGGCAATGGCCTAAACCGCATTCACAAATTTCAAAAGGTATTTGTACaataaaagtcattttttaataaaaatattttatacgaaaaaaattattttaaagtgtttgatttattatcagaaaaatattttctataaaaacataagtgaaatacattttttatacGACTTTACTTAACTATTAACTTCATATTACTTGTGTTAACAACATTTAGACATtacatcaattttaaatattcacAAGTTTCATCAAGACATTATTTCGATTTGCTAATacttaaaacttttatttcttttttcttttcattttgtaATATATGTCAATGCAACAAAACAATAAATAGAtttatattcttcttttaaCCTTTAAATATGTCATGTAGAAAAGTGAAAtcaaaatgttattaaaaaaggaaagagattatttttaaaaaaacatactagaaaagaaagtaattttttttttaaaaaacggAGGAAgtttattattagaaaaatcaaaatctttgAACAATCATTTACAACTCAAGTAATTATTAAAATGTCATTTGActaattattatgattaaacTTTTATTGTAAAATTTGATTAGAGGATGAGAGAAATACCAAGAAAGTTGATGGTGGTGGATGCAATGTTAGATTATGACTATGCAGGACCTAATCCCAGGCATGATCCCACTAGAAAGAGAGGTGGCAATCACCCTTGAAGAAACTTTGCATACCGGGGTTCGGAAGAATCAGTAGTTTTGGTTCAGattctatatatttatgttaaaaaatcacgtaaaatatttataaataatttgtcaaGAACTTAGTAAGTTGCGTTTTCTAGAATTCAGAACCCATAATTTCAATATCTTTATTCCTCCTATGAGAGTATAGAGATTTTGTTTACAATATTGTTGCCTCAGGGCATAATAAGAATTGCAAGTCTCTTGATGAGATGTTGCTAGAGTTTTGGCTTGTGCCTCTCTGTTATGTAAGCTAGATAGTATTATTATATGTTAGCACTATTATGTTGTTTGAGTTTTgaaatagtgaaataaataagTTGATTAGAattatttgaacattttttaagttttggagCAACGGTAAAATTGTTTCATGTATAATCAGCCAAAGAAATTATGTGTGGACCCTTTCATAGTTGTAGCGTAATTATTGATAAAGTAATCGATTGAATGATTGATATTTCACTTGTAATTACAATTCTTTTGCCTAAACGGAACAAATCTAGCATTCAAATTCTCAAGTTATTTCAATGGATTAAAAAATCACACGTTTTTCTGAAGTTGCTTACATATTTACTCAAGAAaactttttttcattattgatAACTTTTAAAACCATAATATGATGATGTACAAGAAAAATCCAAGTGATTTTccaaaaaagattaaatttacATGTAATTCAAATCAATCGACTTTCACCTCCGTATATAAATAGCTGAAGTCATGTAATATCAAGGGGTTCAATTGGATCCTTTTTGTTGGAAAATTATGATGTATAAATAGGGTAAaagtacattatttttttatctgttATATACAAAGCATTAAATGAGAATTATCATTATAAGGgtgtcattttttttctattcaaatatatatttctgGTGGCCAAGAtcatttcaattatatattaaagTTCTTAGTGTTAGTTCACTATTCATTCCACATTTAAACAGTTAAATTTggaattttccatatttttagaACATACTATCTAAAATGCTACATAACTTAATTACCTTGACAGGTAAATGTACAAGGCATAATTGAAACTTTATGTTCCTTTTCATACAAaaatactatatacaattaacTAATATTACTATCAAACTTCTAAGGGGAAATCATTGTTGATAGCCATATTCCAATTGACACAAAACTGATTGTCACTAAAGCTTGTCCCAGTTCTAACACAACATTCTGTTTCTTTACTGGTAAATTTCGCCAATCCGTCCTCCTATCGATATCGAaacaaataaaatgtaaatatataatcattATAAGTAGTAAAAGACTGAAAAAAATGTCAGATCCTTGCAATTCTGCCTAACAGACacaaaaatgtaaaaagaaaaaaaaaagaagcttagCCACTATAACTTAATGACCTTTTCTAATGGTGTGTAATCACATTGTGTCTTCATCAAAAACTTTATTGTATTTCACTTTGTGACTTATATTGACTTTCTTGTAGTTGATAATGATGATCAAAAGGAATATCACAGCTAAATAAGTTTGACTATATATCAAGGGGTTCTCATTTGGTCTCTTTTCGCTGGAACACTGTATATATAAAGGTCATAATTATTCTTCATTTATCTGTTATAGATGTTGAATCCCTTTTCGTGTTTCTACTTCTTTATACTTTGACTTCCGTTGGTCAAAATCCTAGCCCGActacttttatttcaaagaACTATCTAGCCTTAAAAGGAACTATTAATTTCATTCTCAAGTCACCTACCAACACCTTAAGTTTCTGAAATTATCAGTAAAAGTACATTAAAAGGTCAAGTGCATACCCCAAATCAGCAATGACAATGCTGACATTATCTTGTGTCCGTCGATCCTGAAATGCAAGATCAAAGAGCTACGTATATATACTTGTGTGCGCGTTTGGAGATTGTTAAGTACAGAATGCAGAAATTTTTCGTACCAAGGCTAACCGTGCAAGAGCTTCACATGCTATCTGTTAGGGGGGGAAAAGAGGCAAGTTATATATGGTACTACAATATTGCACCAAAGCTAATTAGGCAGATGATATTTCTTACCTGAACATCACCATGCTCTCGAAGCTGGTTCCTAACGAAATCCACTATTTCATCGCTGAAAAAGTAAGACGAAAAACTCTAATGAGATCATGATCTTTGAAAGAGTCAATTGGATGTAGTGTCTAATGATCCTGTTTTTCCAGACCTTTTCATGTAATCCCATAATCCATCAGATGCTAATAGTACAAATTCAGCATCTGATCCGAGATTCACCTGTAAAACATCTGGAGATGCTATAACCAAGTCTCCCCTGAACTGAATCCTAGTAAAGTAAACAGAAACAAAGCTTTTACTTGCAAGAAGTCATAATGATGTACTCTATGGTTTACTTAGTCAAGTTCCCTAATTCAAACTACCAAGGCAAATACGC encodes the following:
- the LOC101263498 gene encoding importin subunit beta-1, yielding MAMEVTQILLNAQSVDSTVRKHSEETLKQFQEQNLPGFLLSLSGELANEEKPVDSRKLAGLILKNALDAKEQHRKFELVQRWLSLDMAVKAQIKTCLLQTLSSPVPDAHSTASQVIAKVAGIELPQKQWPELIGSLLSNIHQVPAHVKQATLETLGYLCEEVSPEVVDQDQVNKILTAVVQGMNAEEGNNDVRLAATRALYNALSFAQANFNNDMERDFIMRVVCEATQSPEVKIRQAAFECLVSISSTYYEKLAPYIQDIFNITAKAVKEDVEPVALQAIEFWSSICDEEIDILEDFGGDFTADSDVPCYYFIKQALPALVPMLLETLLKQEEDQDQDEGAWNLAMAGGTCLGLVARTVGDEIVPLVMPFIQENISKPDWRQREAATYAFGSILEGPSPDKLTPLVNVALNFMLTALTKDPNSHVKDTTAWTLGRIFEFLHGSTVETPIITPANCQLIITVLLQAMKDAPNVAEKSCGALYFLAQGYEDMGASSPLTPFFQEIVQALLTVTHREDAGESRLRTAAYEALNEVVRCSTDETAPMVLQLAPIIMTELHQTLEGQKLSSDEREKQSELQGLLCGCLQVIIQKLGASEPTKFVFMQYADQIMNLFLRVFACRNATVHEEAMLAIGALAYATGPDFAKYMPEFYKYLEMGLQNFEEYQVCAVTVGVVGDVCRALEDKILPYCDGIMTQLLKDLSSNQLHRSVKPPIFSCLGDIALAIGENFEKYLMYAMPMLQSAAELSAHTSGADDEMVEYTNLLRNGILEAYSGIFQGFKNSPKTQLLIPYAPHILQFLDSIYMEKDMDDVVMKTAIGVLGDLADTLGSNAGSLIQQSLSSKEFLNECLSSDDHLIKESAEWAKLAITRAISV
- the LOC101263194 gene encoding uncharacterized protein, with product MRPTSKAFVLFVLFLIFVSSGTVEGSLGNGLNRIHKFQKRMREIPRKLMVVDAMLDYDYAGPNPRHDPTRKRGGNHP